CGGCTGACCTCATCTACAAGGGTATGGGAACATCGATTAATAATAAGACCGTTACGTATGATTTCGCCCGTCTGATGGAAGGCGCTACAGAAGTGAAATGTTCCGAGTTCGCGGACGAAATCATTAAAAACTTGTAAGGGGGATAAACCATCGTGGCAATTACTCGTAAAAAAATTACTGTAATCGGTGCCGGGTTTACCGGAGCGACCACTGCACTTATGCTTGCACAGAAGGAACTTGGAGACGTCGTATTGCTGGATATTCCACAGCTCGAGAACCCTACCAAAGGTAAAGCTCTGGATATGATGGAAGCAAGCCCGGTTCAAGGTTTTGACAGTAACATCGTTGGTACATCCAACTATGAAGATGCTGCTGATTCTGATGTGGTCATTATTACGGCTGGTATAGCCCGTAAACCTGGGATGAGCCGCGATGACCTCGTGAATACCAATGCGGGAATCGTGAAGTCCGTATGTGAGAACGTAAAGAAATTTGCTCCTAACTCAACGGTTATTATTTTGAGCAACCCGGTGGATGCTATGACTTACGTAGCTTACAACACTTTAGGCTTCCCTAAAAATCGTGTAATCGGCCAGTCCGGCGTACTGGATACAGCTCGTTACTGCACATTCATTGCGCAGGAACTTAACGTATCCGTTGAGGATGTACGTGGATTTGTTCTGGGCGGACACGGGGATGACATGGTTCCACTCGTTCGTTACTCCAGCGTTGGCGGTATTCCTATCGACACGCTGATTCCTGCGGATCGTATTGAGGCGATTGTACAACGCACTCGCGTCGGCGGCGGTGAAATCGTCAACTTGCTAGGGAACGGCAGCGCTTACTATGCACCGGCTGCTTCCCTTGTACAGATGACTGAAGCGATTCTGAAGGATAAGAAACGTATCCTGCCGATCATTGCTCTTTTGGAAGGCGAGTACGGCTATGACAACCTGTTTATGGGCGTTCCGGCAATCCTGGGTGGAGACGGCATTGAGAAGGTATTCGAGCTGGAGCTGACATCAGATGAAAAAGCTGCACTCGATAAATCTGCAGAGTCAGTACGCAATGTCACTTCCGTGGTGAAGCTGTAATATACTCCCCTACCTATTTTTGACGATTGAATGACAAAGCAATCCCGTTCCAAATTTTAGGGACGGGATTGCTTTTCTTTATGGCATTTGTTCAGTATAATATGATTCAGTACATTAAATGTAATAAATATCACACTAATAAAATTGGAGGAGTAGTATAATGGATTATAAAATTTTCTTTCTGCTACATATGATCGGAACAGCAGCTGTTGGATTTTACTTGATTCTCCCATTTATCGTGGGTGGCGTTCAAAAACTATCATTGGGCGCACAGGAAGGTGCGGTAAATACGGTTCGCGTAGCTAATCGTTTTGCTCAATATGGTTTAGTCGTTCAGCTTGTAACCGGTGGTTACATGATGTCGAAGGGCGAGTATTCGGTACCTTGGATGATTATCGTTACCGTTCTGCTTCTAGCGATGTTTGCATTCGGCGGTATTATGAGCAAGCCTCTTAAAAGTGCTCTTGCGGGTATCCGTGAGAAACGAGATGTGAAACCCGAAACGGCCAAGCTTCGCACATTTAGCTCGCTGTTGGCACTCAGTTTGATTATTATGATATTCTTCATGGTATACAACCAAGTTATTTAAAAAATATGTTTCATATCAGAAGTCATCCCATTTGATGGGATGGCTTTTTTTGTTTATTTACATTTTTCAAAGGTCTGAGGCTATTGTGTTTGATCAACTCTCGTTTGTGGTTATTAACATATCGTAAAGAGGTTGTGATAATATGCCCGGGCCTAACGCATCCTAATAGGGAAGTATAGTCATGAATAGTAAACAAATGAACTGACCTGAAAGGAGAAATGCACTATGCCACAAGGCGGACAAAAACAAACACTCCCCCCGCAACATCAGGATCATCGTCCCGGAACCGAGTCGGAAATGCATCCACTTCCGGAGTATGAATCCAGCGAGTACAAAGCAGCCGGCAAGCTAAAAGGGAAGGTTGCCTTAATTACTGGGGGTGACAGTGGGATCGGTAGAGCGGTTGCAGTAACCTACGCTAAGGAAGGTGCCGACGTATCTATCGTTTATTTGAGCGAGCATAAAGATGCGGAGGAAACGAAGCGCCAAGTTGAGCAGGAAGGTCGGAAATGTATCCTTATCGCTGGTGATATCGGGGATGAAGCATTTTGCCGGGACTCAGTAAAACAGACCGTAGAGCAGCTTGGTCAATTAGACATTCTAGTTAACAATGCTGCTGAGCAGCGTCTTCAGAAGAAGATCGAGGATATTACCAAAGATCAGCTGGAGCGCACATTCCGAACTAATATTTTTGGGATGTTCTACATGACGAAAGCGGCTATGCCGCATTTTGGCACAGGCAGTGCGATTATTAACACGGCGTCCATTACCGCTTACCGGGGTAGTCCTGAACTCATCGATTATTCATCGACCAAAGGAGCGATCGTGTCCTTTACACGTTCTCTGTCTATGAATGTCGTCGATAAAGGGATCCGTGTCAATGGAGTGGCGCCAGGTCCGATTTGGACTCCGCTCATTCCATCAACGTTCCCGGCAGACCAGGTGAGCAAGTTCGGTGCAAACCAGCCGATGAAGCGACCTGGACAACCGGAAGAGCTAGCACCGGCGTATGTGTATCTGGCTTCTTCTGACTCCTCATATGTCAGTGGACAGATCATCCATATTAACGGCGGTGAGGTTATTAACGGTTAATTCGTCGATTTCCCTAACATCAATAAGGCCCTGTCTACCGCTTCAAGCGGAGGCAGGGCCTTTACGGTTAGATTCTTCTAAAGCCTTGTGGCAGAACGCCTGTGTTGCGAATATTACGGATCTGAGCAAGCGAGAGACGGAAGTTAGCCATAACTAAAGATTCCGCATCTTCCCCTCTAATGATATCATCTAAATCTGCAATGTTTCGGTTACCGCGGAACACTCTGAATTGGCCTCTAAAGTTCGGACGCGAGAATAATACCAAAGTGGCGTTTGGATTCGTAGAGAAGAAGCGAAGACTTTCAATGTCTCCGAACAATCTATCGAGGTTTCTGATTCCGAGGTTACCACGCACTACAAATCTTCTACCCCGATAGTTCTCATCACTGAACAATGCCAGCCTTGGAAACACCTGAGAAATCGAAACTTTTTTCATGTTTGATCACCTCCTTCTCCATCAATATATGTAAGATTGATATTATTGCGTGGTCAGGAGACAGGGGAGAAAAGCTCAATTTGAGAGAATAGTTAAATTTAAAGTAAACCCTTTCATGAACTTTTTTGTATGATATGATAGGACTAAATAAGAGTACTTCAGATCACTTTGCACAGTTAACGGGTTATAAAAGAGAGGGGAAAGTAAACAGACATGAAGCATTTTGAAGAGAGTGTATACAGGCTAATCGTGGAAACCTCGACAAACCTTCCTGGAGATGTTCGAAAAGCGGTCAAACGCGGCCGTGAGGCAGAGGATGCGGCTACCCGTGCGGGTTTGGCGCTGGCAACAATCGCGCAAAATATTGAGATGGCAGAAACGCAAGTTTCGCCGATCTGTCAGGATACGGGCATGCCTACATTTGTTGTACATACTCCTGTAGGGGCCAACCAGATTGAAATGAAGAAGGATATTTTCAAAGCGGTCATCCGGGCTACTCAAGACGGCAAGCTGCGTCCGAACTCTGTGGACTCACTGACAGGTAAGAACAGCGGGGACAATCTGGGGCCGGGAACACCGGTAATTCACTTTGAACAATGGGAAGAGGATACAATTGATATCCGTCTTATACTAAAGGGTGGCGGCTGCGAGAACAAGAACATTCAGTACAGTCTGCCTGCCGAGCTTGAGGGATTGGGTAAAGCCGGACGTGATCTGGATGGGATCCGTAAATGTGTTATGCATGCAGTTTATCAAGCCCAAGGTCAAGGATGCAGCGCAGGTTTCATCGGAGTTGGTATCGGAGGAGACCGTACAACAGGCTACGAGCTGGCTAAGCAGCAGTTGTTCCGGCATATTGAAGATGTAAATCCGAATCCGGATTTGCAAAAGCTGGAGGATTACGTTCTAGATAACGCGAACAAGCTTGGTATCGGTACGATGGGCTTTGGAGGAGAAGTTACGCTTCTCGGATGCAAGGTCGGTGCGATGAACAGGCTTCCGGCAAGCTTCTTTGTCTCGGTTGCTTATAACTGCTGGGCATTCCGCCGTCAAGGCGTGCTGATCGAAGCGGAAAGCGGAGAAATTCAGGAGTGGTTGTATGAAAGCGGAAGCGGGATCGCGATGACCGAAGCTGAGACGGAAGCTGTTACAGTGGCCGCATCGGAGTCTAGCGAAGTTGAAGCAGAGCGTGAAGGAAAGGAAATCGTGCTTCAAACACCGATCAGTGAAGAGCAGATCCGCAGTCTACGGGTAGGAGATGTGGTCGTCATTCGCGGAGAAATGCACACGGGACGCGACGCCCTGCACAAATATTTGATGGATCACGATGCACCGCTGGACCTGAACGGCGCTGTTATTTACCACTGCGGTCCCGTTATGCTTAAAGATGACGAGGGATGGCATGTGAAGGCGGCAGGACCGACCACAAGCATCCGGGAGGAGCCTTACCAAGGAGATATTTTGAAAAAGTTCGGCATCCGGGCAGTCATTGGCAAGGGTGGCATGGGACCCAAAACACTGAAAGCACTTGAAGAGCATGGCGGGGTGTACCTAAACGCGATCGGTGGTGCGGCACAGTACTATGCAGAGTGCATTAAAAAGGTGAACGGCGTCGATTTTATGGAGTTCGGCATACCAGAAGCTATGTGGCATCTTGAGGTAGATGGCTTTGCGGCTATCGTAACGATGGATTCGCACGGCAATAGTCTTCATGCGGATGTCAGCAAGGATTCGGCTGCCAAGCTCGAAATGTTCAAGGAACCTGTTTTCCTTTAATCATAATAAATTTCTTATTTACGTTTACGTATCCTTCGGCAAGTTTGTTGCCGGAGGATATTTTTTGTACTTGTCATATGAACGTTGCGGTTCAGGAAAATGAGGTTTATCATTGAAAACAAAGTAGAAATGAAGTCGGCAGGAGGAGAAGTGTGAAACAATTCGGCTTGTCATTTGCATCTTGGTTCGAACAATACACGTTCATTCTGATACCCGGATCGCTTGTAATGGGCTGGTTTCTGTCAGATCACCTACTGCCGTATGTATCTTCCATCCCATATCTGTTCGGGTATATTACACTGGTGATGGCGCTCGGTTGTGGCATTGGACATCTGCGTGCGGTGATGAGGTATCCACTTCCTGTCATCTTGACGCTACTACTCGCTCATGCTGCTGCCCCGCTGCTGGCGTACGGGCTTGGGACGCTCGTGTTCGGGACACATTCGGAATATACAACCGGACTGGTACTGTTTGCTATTATACCGCTTGGCGTGTCCTCTGTTCTCTGGGTTGGCAGCTCGGGTGGAAGTGTGCCGTTTATTTTGTCTGTTGTTGTGCTGGATACGCTGCTTAGTCCATTGGTTGTTCCTGCACTCATGGAGCTATACTTCGGAACGGCTTCGTTGACCTGGGATATGACGGGTCTCGTGATTGATCTGCTGCAAATGGTTGTGCTACCCACTGTCGTAGGTGTGGTGTTGTATGAGCTGTCGAAAGGCAGAGCTAAAGCTTGGTCAGCTCCAATCGCCCAGCCCTTATCAAAGATTGCCTTTATGCTAGTGGTGATGCTGAATGCTGCAGCCATCGCGCCTCATGCTGCAGGAATGAGGCAGGAGATGGTCATCATTGTACCAATTGTAATTGTACTGATCTGTATTTGTTACGGACTTGGTTATTATGGTGCATTTTCGCTTCCAAATCGAACGAGGGAGATGCAGGTAACGCTGACGTACGCATCCGGTATGCGTAACATCTCGCTCGGTATGGTGCTGGCGACAGCATATTTTTCACCGAAGGCATCGGTACCTGTAGTTCTGTCTATTATGTTTCAGCAGCCGGCGGCCACGATTATTCATTCACTGATCCGCAAGTTCAAGCAAGTGCCTAATTCACCGTTAAAGGAAGAGATGGATGAGACCGTTTCGTAATCGACTTACATTTATTATGATGACACTGATTGGTTTATCCATGCTCGGCGCAGGATTTACGATGGCCAGTATGTTCAAACAATCCCATATTGCCATACAGGAAGAAAACATGGTCCGTGAAATTAATCTCATTCAGGCGACCTTGGATTTCCCGTCCCTCAGCGGAGAGCAGAAAATACAGTATTACACCGAGAAGTCACGTCAGTTGGAGGAATTAGCAGACGCCAGGGTAACATTTATATCGAAAGACGGGACGGTTATAGGTGATTCGGAGAGTAATCCTGAATCGATGGATAACCATGCGTATCGTGAAGAGATGGTTCAAGCGCAGGAGGAAGGAATCGGCAGTACGATTCGTTACAGTAGCACACTTGGGCAAGATATGCTGTATGTAGCGCTGCCTGTAAAGCAGGGAGATTATGACGGATATATCCGTTTGTCCATGAGTTTAAAGGCCGTAGATCAAGGCGTCTGGCAGGGATGGCTTGTTATGGGCGGAGGGCTTGTCATCCTGTTTATCATTGCTGCCCTTGTGAGCTACAAAGTAGCGGCTAATTTGACATCTCCACTTGAGAAAATCACGCGTGTAGCACGGCAAATCACCCGGCAGGATTATGACGCTCGCGTCCCAATTCATCGCAAGGATGAGATCGGCCAGCTGGCACATGCAATCAACGGAATGGCTGACAGCCTTCAGACTCAATTGCAGACGATAAGGGACAACGAGGATCTCCTTCAAAGCGTCCTTAACAATATGACCGGTGGAATTGTGATGCTCAGCCATGACGGAAATATTGTGCTGGTGAACCGGGCGGCGGAGGGAATGCTCGGTGTTAAGGCAGATTATGTGACTGGTAAGTCTTACAGGGAGCTGCGTCAGCATTATGAACTTACCAAGCTTATGGAGGAAGGGCTAGAACACAGAAACAATTTTCGTGAAGAACGCAGTTTGTATTTTCCGGTAGAGTCCATAGTCCGTCTGGACGGAGTATCTATGGTTCAGGACGACGGATCGTACCGCGGGATGCTGTTCCTGCTTCAGGATGTGACTGATATCCGAAGACTGGAGCGGATGCGCAGCGAGTTTGTCGCAAATGTCTCTCACGAACTGAAGACACCGCTGGCGGCGGTGAAAGGTTTTGCCGAGACTTTGCTTGGCGGGGGAGTGAAAGATGAGAAGACCTCACGGTCTTTCCTGCAGATTATTTATGATGAATCCGAGCGGCTAAACCGGTTGATCCGGGACATTCTGGAGTTGTCCAAGATTGAATCCAAGCGGATTGCCATGGAGTTTTCACCGATCCATCTATCTACGTTCTTCGAATCTTTAGTCGAATTTATGCGGCCTGAAGCTGAAAAGAAAAAAATCAGCCTGAGTCTGCATGTTCCGGAAGAGTTGTTTATGGAAGGTGATGAGGATAAGCTTAGACAAATATTTACCAATCTTCTGTCTAATGCTATCAACTACACGCAGGAAGGTGGAAGGGTCCAGCTGATGGCAAGGGATATGCATCCGAATGAACAAGGAGATACCGTTGAGTTTATCGTCAAAGATTCGGGGCTTGGAATTCCGAAAAAAGATCTGCCTCGCATCTTTGAACGGTTCTATCGGGTGGATAAAGCACGTTCCCGGAGCTCAGGTGGAACCGGACTCGGGTTATCAATCGTAAAACACCTCGTTGATCTTCATCACGGGTCCATCAAGGTTGAGAGTGAGCTTGGCCTTGGTAGTTCTTTTGTAATCGAAATGCCGCTTCTTCAAGAAAATGATTAAGAGGTCAGGCTGCTTTTTAACATTGGGATAACATTCTGTTGATATACTGTGACAAGTATTAAAAATATATGGATCTGAGGGCGGGGTTAACATGGCTCAACGTTTGCTTGTTATAGAGGATGAACCGACACTTTCAAGGCTCTTGTCGTATAATTTGACGCAGGAAGGCTTTGATGTCACCGTGGAGGAACACGGAACGGCAGGGTATGACCGGGCGCGTGAGCAATCTTTTGATCTGATATTGCTGGACGTGATGCTTCCGGGCATGAACGGTTTTCTCATTTTGGAGAAGCTTCGTCAACAAGGGATAACGACGCCTATTATTATTTTGACAGCCAAGAATGCCGAGGAAGAGGTTGTGCAAGGCCTTAAAATGGGGGCCGACGATTACATTACGAAGCCTTTCGGTGTATCCGAGTTGTTGGCTAGAGTGTCGGCCGTCATGCGAAGGGTTTCCGGACACACTGAAGAAGTAAAAGAGACTGAAGAGCAGCGAAATGTAATCACACTAGGTCAGCTCGAAATTTTTCCGGATAAATACGAAGTGAAGCTGGGCGGTCAGAACATTAACCTCCGGCCAAAAGAATTTGAAGTGTTGTTATACCTGGCCAGAAAGCCAGGAGTCGTCTTAACCCGGGACGATCTCATGAATGTCGTCTGGGGATTCGACTACATTGGCGGTCAGCGGACAGTTGACGTGCATGTCAGCTCTCTTCGCAAGAAGCTGGAACTGGATCCCGAGTCGGTATTTATTGACTCTATTCGGGGTGTAGGATATAAGCTGGTAGTAAACCCTAAAAAAGCTCCCATCATTACTTAAATGATGAGGGCTTTTTTTATATGTAGGCGAAAAGGTGCATAAAAACTTAAGAGTTTACATTCCCTTCATATTCCAAACACATTCCGTTAATACTATTTCGATAAGATGCGTCTTAAGAACTAGATAAAGGAGTGGGGCTGCATGACGCTGCTTCAACTTAAGACACACGGCACGATGAATACGGAAAGTGATAATAAGCCAGAGCTCCATAATCATCTGACACAATCACAAAACACTACCGCGCTTGTCTTATGCAGGCCGGTTCCAGTCATCGGGATGAATGAGACCTGCCGCGAAGTGATGGACAAGTTCAAGACTAATCGAGAAATACCATGCATGGTTTATTGCAGTGAATCGGGCAAACCTCAAGGACTTATTATGCGGGGGGATATGTACCGCCGTATGACAGGCAGATTTTCCAGAGAAATTTATGATCACCGCCCGGCAATCTGTATTGCAGAAATGCAGCCTATGGTTGTGGATATTTCGCAGCCTCTATCACAACTGCTTCATCAAGCATTGCAACGTCCGGAATCTCAGTTTTATGATTGTGTGCTCATTACAGATCAGGATAAGTTTATCGGTGCTCTCACCGTGAAGGATTTATTGCATCTGTCCACCGTACTGCAAGAAGAAGCGGAGAACAAACGGGAATTTATTTTGAATGAAAACCATCGTCAAACTATTGAGATTGAAGAGTCTTTAAGCCAAGTAGCGGAGGCCGCAGAGGTAACGCAGACCCGAAGTCAAGTGATGAAGGAATGGTCTCAATCCGGAAAAGAGAAGCTGGAACAGGTAAGCAATTCATATACAGGACTAGTCAATGGTATGGAGGAGAGGGCTGGATTTGTCTCGCAGCTTTTACAAAATGCCGACAGTATTTCCTCGATTACCAAGCAAATTACCGAGATCGCTAACCACAGCAGCCTGCTCGCTATAAACGCTTCAATTGAAGCGGCACATGCTGGCGAACACGGGAAAGGGTTTCAGGTTGTCGCTGGTGAAGTTCAAACTTTAGCCAAGCAGACACGGAATTTATCTGAAGACATATCCAGTCTTCTGATCCAAATCCAACATCTCGTTGCAGAAACAGCTGAAGTTACCGCCGCTAGTCTAGAGGAAATCCGTTCCTGTGAGAGTATTGTTGCCGAGGGAGGCGGGATATTTATCCAAATGGAGCAGGTGGTTGACGAGGTAAGGGATGCCGGCAGCCAGGTCTATCATTTGTCAGAGGAAGCGGCTGAACGGGTCAAGCGGGTCAGGAAAGAGATGGACGAAATGAATGTCAGTCATTCCTATGATCCGCAAATTGAGTCTGAAAATCTTGAAAATGGTTAAAAAATTTACACAGAGTTTACAATTCTCGATAACTGAAATTACATTTCAGGATTAATATCAATATTGTAAAGCGGTAAGTAAAGAGACCAGATCTGAAGGAGTGGATAGGTTTGTTTAGTAAAAGGGGTCGTAAAACAGCAGGTATTCTCGTATTGATCATGATGCTGAGCACAGTGCTCGCAGCTTGCGGAGGCGGAGATAAGAAAACAGAAGTCGACAACGCAGGAGCCGGTGATTCACTTACCGGAACGATTGAAATTGATGGATCCAGCACGGTTCATCCGTTGACAGAAGCAATCGCTGAAGAGTTTGGAGCTGTAAACAAAGATGTCCGCATTCCGATTGGAACAGGTGGAACAGGCGCTGGCTTTAAACGGTTCCTGAATGGCGAAATCGCCATTACGAACGCATCCCGTCCGATTAAGGATAAGGAAGCTGCCGAAGCTAAGGAAAAAGGATTTGAATATCTCGAAGTTATGGTAGCCTATGATGGATTGGCTGTCGTTGTAAATCCGGAGAATGATTTTATTGATAAGCTGACTATTGATGAGCTGAAGAAAATATATGAGCCAGAAAGCAAAGTAAAGACATGGGCGGATGTACGTGAAGGTTGGCCTGCTGAGGAAATTAAAATCTACTCTCCTGGTACGGACCATGGAACATTTGATTATTTCACAGAAGTTATTAACGGTGAAGCACAAGTTAGCCGTAATGACAGCCAAATTACATTCAGTGCAGACACCAATGCGATTGTTCAAGGTGTAGCAGGTGATAAACAATCGATCGGTTACTTCGGTTTCTCCTTCTATGAAGAGAACAAAGACAAATTGAAACTGGTTCCTATTGATAACGGAACAGCTACCGTCTCACCAAATACAGATACAATTAAAGATAACAGCTACGCGCCATTGTCCCGTCCTTTGTTCATCTATGTAAGCAAGAAGGAAATGGATCGTCCAGAAGTGAAGGCTTTCCTTGATTTCTACCTGAGCAACGCAGGATCACTGGCTGGTGAGGTTGGATTCGTACCACTTCAAGATGACCAGTATCAACAAGAAAAAGACAAGTTGGCTCAATAAGTCATGGATAGAAAGGGAAGAGAAGAATGAATAAAACATCATCCGTGGCGAGTAGTTCCGGGAAAATGACGTTCCGCAGAAGCAAAACGCGTCTATCCGACAAAATCATACCGATTTTTCTAGGATTATGCGCAGCGCTTTCGGTATTTACCACCATCGGTATTGTGTACACACTTCTACAGGAATCCATCATTTTCTTCAAAGAGGTACCGGTATGGTCCTTCTTGACAGGAACGGTATGGAGCCCTATTCTCTCCCCAAAAGAATTCGGCGTGCTGCCCCTGCTGGGCGGCACATTGCTGATTACAGGCATTGCGATTATATTCGCAGTGCCTATCGGCTTGGCATCCGCTATTTATTTAAATGAATATGCGCCTGCCCGGGTTCGGGGAGTTGTTAAGCCGGTACTGGAAGTGCTGGCTGGTGTGCCGACGATTGTGTACGGTTATTTTGCGCTGGAGACCGTAACACCTTTATTACAAAAAATATTTCCGGATATGAGCCTGTTCAATGCACTGAGTGCAGGTATTGTTGTAGGTATTATGGTGCTGCCTATGATTTCATCTCTTAGTGAAGATGCAATGCGAGCCGTTCCGAAGAGCCTCCGGCACGGAGCCTATGCACTTGGTGCCACCCGATTTGAAGTGGCGCTGAAGATTGTGCTGCCGGCTGCCATGTCCGGTGTTGTTTCTTCGTTCGTGCTGGCATTCTCCCGCGCGATTGGTGAGACCATGATCGTTACAGTTGCCGCAGGGGCAACACCGCGTCTGACAGCCAATCCGCTGGAAAGCATACAAACGATGACTTCATATATCGTTCAGGTCAGCAGCGGTGACGTTCCGCGCGGAACGATTGAATATGGAACGATCTTTGCCGTCGGTCTGACTTTGTTTGTCATTACCTTTTTGCTTAACATCTTGGCGCAGTGGGTTGCTCGCCGCTTCAGGGAGGAATATTAGATGGAATCAATGAATCTGGGCGAAACCAAAGGCATAACCCGGAGACGCCGCGGCGACCGCACCCTGCACCTTGTTTTTCTGATCTGTACAAGTATCGGAATTGTGGCATTGATGGCATTAATCGTGACGATTTTGATGGACGGTCTTCACAGACTTTCGCCAGAACTATTCACAAATTATCCATCACGTATTGCAGCAAAGGCAGGGATGAAATCGCCTATAGTTGGCACGGTTTACTTGCTCTTGCTCATGGCTCCACTGTCATTTATTCTTGGTGTTGGGGCTGCGATATTTCTGGAGGAGTACGCCGGGAAAAGCCGCTGGGTGCGTCTCATTCAGCTAAATATCAGTACGCTTGCAGGCGTTCCTTCTATTATATATGGTATTCTCGGCCTCGCGATTTTCGTCCGCGGTATGGGTCTTGGACGAAGCTTGCTGTCTGGGGTATTGACCATGACATTGCTTGTCTTGCCGATTATTATTGTTTCCTCTCAAGAGGCGCTCCGGGCAGTGCCGAAGAACCGGCGTGATGCATCCTATGCTCTTGGAGCGACGAAGTGGCAGACGGTTTCCAAGTCGGTATTGCCATCCGCCATGCCTGGTATTATGACAGGGGTTATATTGGCATTGTCCCGCGCAATCGGGGAAACGGCACCGCTCATTATGATCGGGGCTCTCACCTATGTAGCCTTTTTGCCAGAAAATCTGCTGGATTCATTCACGGTAATGCCGATTCAAATTTTTAACTGGATATCGAGACCGAGTGCGGAGTTCCATGAACTAGCTGCCTCAGGTATTATTTTGCTGCTGATTATGCTGTTCATTATGAACCTGCTCGCTATCTGGCTGCGGAACAAATATCAGAAGAACACCTAAGACTTTGATGCAACTGCCAAATCGATATCGTGAATGTTCAGAAGAAGGAGACATGATTATTTTATGGAAGCCATAATTCATATTGAGAAATTGAATCTCTATTACGAGTCTTATCATGCGCTGAAAAGTGTGGACCTTGATATACCTGAAAAAACGGTGACGGCGTTTATCGGTCCTTCCGGCTGCGGTAAATCGACATTGCTGCGCACACTCAATCGGATGAACGACATGATCCCGGGCACACGGATTGAGGGCAGCGTAAAGATCGGCGGTACAGAAATTTACAGTGAGGAAGTCCATGTTGAGGCTCTGCGCAAACAGGTCGGCATGGTATTTCAGCAGCCAAACCCTTTTCCTAAATCGATCTATGACAATATCGCTTACGGACCACGCCTGCATGGCATCCGCAACAAGTCAGAACTGGACGGTATTGTGGAGCAGAGTCTTAAACAGGCTGCGCTGTGGGGAGAG
Above is a window of Paenibacillus uliginis N3/975 DNA encoding:
- a CDS encoding bile acid:sodium symporter family protein, coding for MKQFGLSFASWFEQYTFILIPGSLVMGWFLSDHLLPYVSSIPYLFGYITLVMALGCGIGHLRAVMRYPLPVILTLLLAHAAAPLLAYGLGTLVFGTHSEYTTGLVLFAIIPLGVSSVLWVGSSGGSVPFILSVVVLDTLLSPLVVPALMELYFGTASLTWDMTGLVIDLLQMVVLPTVVGVVLYELSKGRAKAWSAPIAQPLSKIAFMLVVMLNAAAIAPHAAGMRQEMVIIVPIVIVLICICYGLGYYGAFSLPNRTREMQVTLTYASGMRNISLGMVLATAYFSPKASVPVVLSIMFQQPAATIIHSLIRKFKQVPNSPLKEEMDETVS
- a CDS encoding response regulator transcription factor — encoded protein: MAQRLLVIEDEPTLSRLLSYNLTQEGFDVTVEEHGTAGYDRAREQSFDLILLDVMLPGMNGFLILEKLRQQGITTPIIILTAKNAEEEVVQGLKMGADDYITKPFGVSELLARVSAVMRRVSGHTEEVKETEEQRNVITLGQLEIFPDKYEVKLGGQNINLRPKEFEVLLYLARKPGVVLTRDDLMNVVWGFDYIGGQRTVDVHVSSLRKKLELDPESVFIDSIRGVGYKLVVNPKKAPIIT
- the pnpS gene encoding two-component system histidine kinase PnpS, with protein sequence MRPFRNRLTFIMMTLIGLSMLGAGFTMASMFKQSHIAIQEENMVREINLIQATLDFPSLSGEQKIQYYTEKSRQLEELADARVTFISKDGTVIGDSESNPESMDNHAYREEMVQAQEEGIGSTIRYSSTLGQDMLYVALPVKQGDYDGYIRLSMSLKAVDQGVWQGWLVMGGGLVILFIIAALVSYKVAANLTSPLEKITRVARQITRQDYDARVPIHRKDEIGQLAHAINGMADSLQTQLQTIRDNEDLLQSVLNNMTGGIVMLSHDGNIVLVNRAAEGMLGVKADYVTGKSYRELRQHYELTKLMEEGLEHRNNFREERSLYFPVESIVRLDGVSMVQDDGSYRGMLFLLQDVTDIRRLERMRSEFVANVSHELKTPLAAVKGFAETLLGGGVKDEKTSRSFLQIIYDESERLNRLIRDILELSKIESKRIAMEFSPIHLSTFFESLVEFMRPEAEKKKISLSLHVPEELFMEGDEDKLRQIFTNLLSNAINYTQEGGRVQLMARDMHPNEQGDTVEFIVKDSGLGIPKKDLPRIFERFYRVDKARSRSSGGTGLGLSIVKHLVDLHHGSIKVESELGLGSSFVIEMPLLQEND
- a CDS encoding fumarate hydratase — translated: MKHFEESVYRLIVETSTNLPGDVRKAVKRGREAEDAATRAGLALATIAQNIEMAETQVSPICQDTGMPTFVVHTPVGANQIEMKKDIFKAVIRATQDGKLRPNSVDSLTGKNSGDNLGPGTPVIHFEQWEEDTIDIRLILKGGGCENKNIQYSLPAELEGLGKAGRDLDGIRKCVMHAVYQAQGQGCSAGFIGVGIGGDRTTGYELAKQQLFRHIEDVNPNPDLQKLEDYVLDNANKLGIGTMGFGGEVTLLGCKVGAMNRLPASFFVSVAYNCWAFRRQGVLIEAESGEIQEWLYESGSGIAMTEAETEAVTVAASESSEVEAEREGKEIVLQTPISEEQIRSLRVGDVVVIRGEMHTGRDALHKYLMDHDAPLDLNGAVIYHCGPVMLKDDEGWHVKAAGPTTSIREEPYQGDILKKFGIRAVIGKGGMGPKTLKALEEHGGVYLNAIGGAAQYYAECIKKVNGVDFMEFGIPEAMWHLEVDGFAAIVTMDSHGNSLHADVSKDSAAKLEMFKEPVFL
- the mdh gene encoding malate dehydrogenase, translating into MAITRKKITVIGAGFTGATTALMLAQKELGDVVLLDIPQLENPTKGKALDMMEASPVQGFDSNIVGTSNYEDAADSDVVIITAGIARKPGMSRDDLVNTNAGIVKSVCENVKKFAPNSTVIILSNPVDAMTYVAYNTLGFPKNRVIGQSGVLDTARYCTFIAQELNVSVEDVRGFVLGGHGDDMVPLVRYSSVGGIPIDTLIPADRIEAIVQRTRVGGGEIVNLLGNGSAYYAPAASLVQMTEAILKDKKRILPIIALLEGEYGYDNLFMGVPAILGGDGIEKVFELELTSDEKAALDKSAESVRNVTSVVKL
- a CDS encoding SDR family oxidoreductase; translated protein: MPQGGQKQTLPPQHQDHRPGTESEMHPLPEYESSEYKAAGKLKGKVALITGGDSGIGRAVAVTYAKEGADVSIVYLSEHKDAEETKRQVEQEGRKCILIAGDIGDEAFCRDSVKQTVEQLGQLDILVNNAAEQRLQKKIEDITKDQLERTFRTNIFGMFYMTKAAMPHFGTGSAIINTASITAYRGSPELIDYSSTKGAIVSFTRSLSMNVVDKGIRVNGVAPGPIWTPLIPSTFPADQVSKFGANQPMKRPGQPEELAPAYVYLASSDSSYVSGQIIHINGGEVING